One segment of Gilliamella sp. ESL0441 DNA contains the following:
- a CDS encoding NADH-quinone oxidoreductase subunit L has product MNLLYLTIIIPLLSFLALVSLGRQIRSINITIIGISTMLIVVLISTFSCIDFITNSVPDMSLIYSKTLWNWFSIGDFNVPITLTLDGLSLIFLVLIAFIGILVYFFAAFYLTSQKDIYTFYAYSNLLIASMLTIILVDNLLVMLIGWEGVSLSIYLLIGIYHKQMRNSYSAVKTFFMMHLTDLFFIIAIFLIFQTLETLNIQDILSTAHDNLAVDSDIIFWITLLLFLGAISKSALFPMQSWFNESTLASMPAVALMQSSTVILAGVYLILRLSNLFMMSSDVLYIMTIISSLSIIFSSTIALVQYDIKRIVTFINLAQISYIFFAFSTQNWTLSLNCLINYAITSVLLIFASAILIQKCHGERDISKLGGLTKEFPLLLVIFLFIMLSVSALPWISAAFYIKGDIIWSLILQNSLVSGTIGLLGILFASLSIWRLILKVFYHKLKIHDFAKTNLMSYLPILILLIFTTALFTHFPLPIKGIISTSELDHQGNLSFLFLLTGIVVLSFIIAYTLYAHPNSEVKEVFNTPLVKSFIRFCTANWRFDYLINLLLVKHYMMLANKLKKDPLGIWDNWIMTSIKKTSSHVVGLENGHLRWYIVSIVMGCIFILMLLIFI; this is encoded by the coding sequence ATGAATTTACTTTATTTAACTATCATTATTCCCTTGCTTTCTTTTTTAGCTTTAGTTAGTTTGGGAAGACAAATACGTTCAATTAACATAACCATTATCGGTATTAGTACAATGCTAATTGTCGTATTAATTTCCACATTTTCTTGTATTGACTTTATCACTAACTCAGTACCGGATATGTCATTGATTTATAGTAAAACACTATGGAACTGGTTTTCTATTGGCGATTTTAATGTTCCGATCACTTTAACCTTAGATGGATTATCGCTAATTTTTCTTGTTTTGATTGCTTTTATAGGAATTCTTGTTTATTTTTTTGCTGCATTTTATTTAACATCACAAAAAGATATCTATACCTTTTACGCCTATAGTAATTTATTAATAGCAAGTATGTTAACCATCATTCTAGTTGATAATTTACTCGTTATGTTAATCGGATGGGAAGGTGTTAGCCTCAGTATTTACTTACTTATTGGTATTTACCACAAACAAATGCGTAATAGTTATTCTGCAGTAAAAACTTTTTTTATGATGCACTTAACTGATCTTTTCTTCATTATCGCAATATTTTTAATTTTTCAAACACTCGAAACATTAAATATTCAAGATATCTTAAGCACCGCACATGATAATTTAGCGGTAGATTCTGACATCATTTTTTGGATCACGTTATTGTTGTTCTTAGGTGCAATTAGTAAATCAGCACTTTTTCCAATGCAATCATGGTTTAATGAATCAACGTTAGCTTCTATGCCTGCCGTAGCATTAATGCAATCTTCGACAGTAATTTTAGCGGGCGTGTATTTGATTTTAAGACTGAGTAATCTGTTTATGATGTCAAGCGATGTACTTTACATTATGACCATAATTTCATCATTATCGATAATATTTTCAAGTACAATTGCGTTAGTACAATATGATATTAAACGAATTGTAACCTTTATCAATTTAGCTCAAATTAGTTATATCTTTTTTGCATTTTCTACACAAAATTGGACGTTATCGCTAAATTGTTTAATCAATTATGCCATTACCAGTGTGTTACTAATATTTGCTTCAGCAATACTCATTCAAAAATGTCATGGAGAGCGTGATATAAGTAAATTAGGTGGATTAACTAAAGAATTTCCATTGTTATTGGTAATCTTTTTATTCATCATGTTATCAGTTAGTGCTTTACCTTGGATTTCTGCCGCATTTTATATAAAAGGCGATATCATTTGGAGCTTAATCTTGCAAAATAGTTTAGTTTCGGGCACTATTGGCTTATTAGGAATATTATTTGCTAGCTTGAGTATTTGGCGCTTAATCCTTAAAGTGTTTTATCATAAATTGAAAATACACGATTTTGCTAAAACCAACTTAATGAGTTATCTTCCTATATTGATACTGTTGATCTTTACTACAGCACTTTTTACGCATTTCCCATTACCAATCAAAGGTATTATTTCAACGAGTGAATTAGATCATCAAGGGAATTTATCTTTCCTGTTTCTGTTGACCGGTATTGTTGTGTTGAGCTTCATCATTGCTTATACCTTATATGCACATCCAAACAGCGAAGTGAAAGAAGTATTTAACACTCCTTTGGTAAAATCTTTCATCCGTTTTTGCACAGCTAATTGGCGTTTTGATTATCTTATCAATCTGTTACTTGTTAAACATTATATGATGTTAGCCAATAAGTTAAAAAAAGATCCATTAGGCATATGGGATAATTGGATAATGACGAGCATAAAAAAGACAAGCTCGCATGTTGTTGGTTTAGAAAATGGACATCTCAGATGGTATATTGTTTCAATTGTGATGGGTTGTATCTTTATTTTGATGTTACTAATTTTTATTTGA
- the nuoK gene encoding NADH-quinone oxidoreductase subunit NuoK produces the protein MIPLFQCLILACVLFVIGLFGVMIRRNLYFLLLSLIVMNNGIIIALIAASNYWQQVDGQILAILAIITTLAQVCVGLALLKKLIFKRKIINIDSLSEMKG, from the coding sequence ATGATTCCGCTATTTCAATGTTTGATTTTAGCTTGTGTTTTATTTGTAATAGGTTTATTTGGCGTTATGATTCGCCGTAATCTTTATTTCTTGTTACTTAGTCTAATTGTTATGAATAACGGAATTATCATCGCCTTAATTGCTGCAAGTAATTATTGGCAACAAGTAGATGGGCAGATTCTGGCTATTTTAGCTATTATTACAACGCTTGCTCAAGTTTGTGTTGGACTTGCACTTCTGAAGAAATTAATTTTTAAACGAAAAATTATCAATATTGACTCATTAAGCGAAATGAAAGGATGA
- a CDS encoding NADH-quinone oxidoreductase subunit J — MIVVFYITSIIAIVASIKVISCLQVNKAILYLIISLFASALILIILDSYLSAVLYILLFIGGTVTLFLIAANIFQIQRDNVEKAKYGISPKIWLMPLIFAFILLVILIYGVVKTDSQLLKDSHNLSHEISVYVYILMAELASFLLLGAAVIAYHFRQRLLSEI; from the coding sequence ATGATCGTTGTATTTTATATCACGTCGATTATTGCTATTGTTGCAAGCATAAAAGTAATTAGTTGCTTACAGGTTAATAAGGCTATTTTATACCTTATTATTTCGCTTTTTGCTTCTGCTTTGATATTAATTATACTTGATAGTTATTTATCCGCTGTTTTATATATCCTTTTATTTATTGGAGGAACTGTTACGCTTTTTTTAATTGCTGCAAATATATTTCAAATTCAGCGAGATAATGTAGAAAAAGCTAAGTATGGAATAAGCCCTAAAATATGGTTAATGCCACTAATATTTGCTTTTATTTTATTAGTCATTCTTATTTACGGAGTGGTAAAAACTGATAGTCAACTACTGAAAGATTCACATAATTTAAGTCATGAAATATCAGTATATGTCTATATTTTAATGGCAGAATTAGCATCGTTTTTATTATTAGGAGCCGCAGTCATTGCTTATCATTTCAGGCAAAGACTGTTATCGGAGATTTAA
- the ppc gene encoding phosphoenolpyruvate carboxylase, whose translation MNSQYSSMRSNVNMLGTLLGDAIKRATGNDTFELVEKIRQLSKSAQQGNKQSHTELLELIENLNDEDLLHVARAFNQFLNLVNTAAEYYGISPHGEAASSPKKMTELFSTLKQLNFSNQTITQAIKELSIELVLTAHPTEINRRTMINTYTAINSCLSQLDHNDLADYEIERIMRRLKQLVCQAWYTDEIRKKRPTPLDEAKWGFSVIEDSLWEGVPLFLRELNDQLVDAFSEQLAVENVPVKFTSWMGGDRDGNPNVTAKVTEKVMLQARLKAIELFLADIQILVRELSMTECSQSVIDLLDETNKTASEPYRAVMKQLRARLVKTQSYIVSLLNNEQVLAPSDILIKNEQLWNPLYTCYQSLIDHGMSTIAHGPLIDTLRRIKSFGLQLVRLDIRQDSSVHTEALDALTKELNLGHYAQWSEEQKQTFLLTELQSKRPLLPYNWQPNEIVTEVLDTCRVIKKAGEESIASYVISMAKAPSDILAVYLLLKIVDCHKCVPIVPLFETLDDLNNAKSVMQKLLDIPWYREKIQGKQMVMIGYSDSAKDAGTLAASWAQYRSQEELVALFEKYNINLILFHGRGGSIGRGGAPAHAALLSQPPGSLKGGLRVTEQGEMIRFKLGLPEVALSSLMLYASAILQANLLPPPEPKQAWRDIMDEMSDISCRCYRRYVRERAEFVDYFRMVTPEAELGRLPLGSRPQKRKTGGGIESLRAIPWIFAWTQNRLMVPSWLGAGSALKKVIEEGKKDLLREMYHHWPFFNARLGMLEMVYAKAAPNIHQYYEYRLVDSAMWSLGEELRNLLAEDINTVLTITDDDSLMADLPWIAQSVALRNVYIEPLNLLQAELLSRSRQRNEDDNGIVEQGLMITISGIAAGMRNSG comes from the coding sequence ATGAATAGTCAATACTCCTCAATGCGAAGTAATGTCAATATGTTAGGTACGTTGCTCGGTGATGCAATAAAACGAGCAACAGGTAATGATACTTTCGAGTTAGTTGAGAAAATAAGACAACTCTCAAAATCTGCACAGCAAGGTAATAAACAATCTCATACTGAATTACTTGAGTTAATCGAAAATCTTAATGATGAAGATTTATTACATGTAGCTAGAGCATTTAATCAGTTTCTAAATTTAGTTAATACGGCTGCTGAATATTATGGCATTTCACCTCATGGGGAAGCAGCTAGCAGCCCTAAAAAAATGACGGAATTATTCAGTACGCTAAAACAGCTTAATTTTTCCAACCAGACAATCACTCAAGCTATTAAAGAATTATCTATAGAATTAGTATTAACCGCTCATCCAACAGAAATTAATCGTCGAACGATGATTAATACATACACAGCTATAAATAGTTGTCTATCCCAACTGGATCATAATGACTTAGCTGATTATGAAATAGAGCGAATTATGCGACGATTAAAACAGTTAGTTTGTCAAGCATGGTATACCGATGAAATCAGAAAAAAACGCCCCACACCACTTGATGAAGCTAAGTGGGGATTTTCTGTGATTGAAGATAGTCTATGGGAAGGTGTCCCCTTATTTTTACGTGAACTTAACGATCAACTGGTGGATGCGTTTAGTGAACAATTAGCTGTCGAAAATGTGCCTGTTAAGTTTACTTCATGGATGGGAGGAGATCGTGATGGTAATCCAAATGTAACAGCTAAAGTTACTGAAAAAGTGATGTTACAGGCACGATTAAAAGCGATTGAATTATTTTTAGCTGATATTCAAATTTTGGTGCGTGAATTATCAATGACAGAATGTAGTCAATCCGTTATTGATTTGCTTGATGAAACAAATAAAACCGCATCAGAACCATATCGTGCAGTCATGAAGCAGTTACGCGCTCGTTTAGTTAAAACTCAAAGTTATATTGTTTCGTTACTTAATAATGAACAAGTATTAGCTCCTTCAGATATTCTGATAAAAAATGAACAACTTTGGAATCCACTTTATACTTGCTATCAATCTTTAATTGATCATGGCATGTCTACCATAGCACATGGTCCATTAATAGATACTCTACGGCGCATAAAAAGCTTTGGCTTACAATTAGTAAGATTAGATATTCGTCAAGATAGCTCTGTTCATACTGAAGCGCTAGATGCATTAACTAAAGAGCTCAATTTAGGTCATTATGCTCAATGGTCTGAAGAACAAAAACAAACATTTTTATTAACAGAACTACAATCTAAACGCCCTTTGTTACCCTACAATTGGCAACCAAATGAAATCGTTACTGAAGTGTTAGATACTTGCCGTGTTATCAAGAAAGCAGGTGAAGAATCCATTGCATCTTATGTCATTTCAATGGCAAAGGCACCTTCTGATATTTTGGCTGTTTATCTATTGTTAAAAATTGTTGATTGCCATAAATGTGTTCCGATTGTACCGCTATTTGAAACGTTAGATGATTTAAATAATGCGAAATCAGTTATGCAAAAATTACTAGATATTCCTTGGTATCGAGAAAAGATTCAAGGTAAACAAATGGTAATGATTGGTTATTCTGATTCGGCTAAAGATGCGGGCACGCTTGCTGCATCTTGGGCACAATACCGCTCTCAAGAAGAATTAGTGGCATTATTTGAAAAATATAATATTAATTTAATACTCTTTCATGGTCGTGGTGGTTCTATTGGACGGGGCGGAGCCCCGGCTCATGCTGCATTACTTTCACAACCACCCGGCTCGTTAAAGGGCGGTCTTCGTGTCACTGAACAAGGTGAAATGATCCGCTTTAAACTGGGATTACCGGAAGTTGCATTAAGTAGCTTAATGCTTTATGCATCAGCAATATTGCAAGCTAATTTGCTACCACCTCCAGAACCAAAGCAGGCATGGCGCGATATAATGGATGAAATGTCAGATATATCTTGTCGTTGCTACCGGCGTTATGTACGTGAACGGGCTGAATTTGTAGATTATTTTAGAATGGTGACGCCAGAAGCTGAACTTGGCAGATTACCGCTTGGTTCTCGACCTCAAAAACGCAAAACAGGGGGGGGTATTGAAAGTTTAAGAGCAATTCCATGGATCTTCGCTTGGACACAAAATCGTTTAATGGTGCCCTCTTGGTTAGGTGCGGGTAGTGCACTAAAAAAAGTAATTGAAGAAGGTAAAAAAGATTTACTTAGAGAGATGTATCATCATTGGCCTTTTTTTAATGCCCGTCTTGGTATGTTAGAAATGGTCTATGCTAAAGCTGCACCCAATATCCATCAGTACTATGAATACAGATTAGTTGATTCTGCAATGTGGTCCTTAGGAGAAGAGTTACGTAATTTATTAGCTGAAGATATTAATACAGTATTAACAATTACTGATGATGATAGCTTAATGGCTGATTTGCCATGGATTGCTCAATCGGTAGCTTTGCGTAATGTCTATATTGAACCGTTGAACTTATTACAAGCTGAACTATTAAGTCGTTCTCGTCAACGTAATGAAGATGATAATGGTATTGTAGAACAAGGATTGATGATTACGATATCAGGGATTGCTGCAGGGATGCGTAATTCAGGTTAG
- a CDS encoding SEL1-like repeat protein translates to MNKIHLLLLLILCLSFGVIADESDITDSKLKISDPSALIPALKLSAEKGDAQAQYSLANMYKQGSGVKVNDNRAFFWYRKAAQQGLAKAQNNLAYMYQNGLGTKQDLSKAFKYFKLAADQNYGLAYYNLALMYKNGKGIAQDVPNAVKYFVQAGEQGVYDAYLNLGIMYFFGDGVPENRTIAADWFSKAATGNLPEAQYYLGVMSEHGDGLIQNHVAANYFYTQAAEHGHVLAMYNLGIMYATGTGTKPNNELAAHWFTKAAEAGYADAQYNIGVMYDVGGGVPKDAKKAIEWYLKAAEQGSADAQYNLALKYLEGEGLDKNTKSAIYWFTKASEQGDQDAKAYLDTLITEE, encoded by the coding sequence ATGAATAAAATTCATTTATTATTGTTATTAATATTATGCCTGTCTTTTGGGGTAATAGCTGATGAAAGTGATATAACAGATTCAAAACTTAAAATTTCAGATCCTAGTGCTTTAATTCCAGCTTTAAAACTCTCCGCAGAAAAAGGTGATGCGCAAGCACAATACTCATTAGCAAATATGTATAAACAAGGTTCAGGAGTTAAAGTAAATGATAATCGTGCTTTTTTTTGGTATAGAAAGGCTGCTCAACAAGGTTTAGCTAAAGCTCAAAATAATTTAGCTTATATGTATCAAAATGGCTTAGGTACCAAACAAGATTTATCTAAAGCATTTAAATACTTTAAATTAGCAGCAGATCAAAATTATGGTTTAGCATATTATAATTTAGCTTTAATGTATAAAAATGGCAAAGGCATCGCTCAAGATGTTCCTAATGCCGTAAAATATTTTGTTCAGGCTGGAGAACAAGGTGTTTATGATGCTTATCTTAACCTAGGTATTATGTATTTTTTTGGCGATGGAGTTCCTGAAAATCGTACGATTGCAGCAGACTGGTTTAGTAAAGCGGCAACAGGCAATCTCCCTGAAGCTCAATATTATCTAGGCGTCATGTCAGAACATGGCGATGGTTTAATTCAAAACCATGTGGCAGCAAACTATTTTTACACTCAAGCTGCTGAACATGGTCATGTACTTGCAATGTATAATTTAGGAATAATGTATGCCACTGGAACGGGTACAAAACCTAATAATGAGCTAGCTGCACACTGGTTTACTAAAGCTGCTGAAGCTGGCTATGCAGATGCACAATATAATATAGGTGTAATGTATGATGTCGGTGGTGGTGTTCCCAAAGATGCTAAAAAAGCAATAGAATGGTATTTAAAAGCGGCGGAACAAGGTAGTGCCGATGCGCAATATAATTTAGCATTGAAGTATTTAGAAGGTGAAGGACTTGATAAAAATACTAAAAGTGCTATTTATTGGTTTACAAAAGCGAGTGAGCAAGGCGACCAAGACGCTAAAGCTTATTTAGATACACTAATAACAGAAGAATGA
- the yajC gene encoding preprotein translocase subunit YajC, whose protein sequence is MDFFISKAYANDGAKPNDNYLMIIMLVVFGLFFYFMIMRPQQKRAKAHRELMASIGKGDEVLTNGGLIGRVSKVNENGYIALELNDSTEVIIKRDFITSVLPKGTMKSL, encoded by the coding sequence ATGGACTTTTTTATTTCTAAGGCCTATGCCAATGATGGAGCCAAACCAAACGATAATTATTTGATGATAATTATGCTGGTTGTTTTTGGATTGTTTTTTTATTTTATGATTATGCGACCACAACAAAAAAGAGCTAAAGCTCACCGAGAGTTGATGGCTTCTATCGGCAAAGGTGATGAAGTGCTTACTAATGGTGGACTAATTGGACGAGTTTCGAAAGTCAACGAAAATGGTTATATTGCTTTAGAATTGAATGATTCTACTGAAGTGATAATCAAACGTGATTTTATTACGTCTGTATTACCAAAAGGGACAATGAAATCTTTATAA